The Candidatus Hydrogenedens sp. genomic sequence GCATCAATCTCATCACTGATACGAACCAAATCACCATTATTATTCTCTATTTTTTTCTTCGTATCTGCTGCTTGCGCATCCGAAGGACAAATAATAATATATGGGTCTGTTAAATATTCCGGATAAAGTGTGCTTACCTGCGGACCTGCGGCAAGAGCATCACCGTTCGTTATAGGGTTATAGGTCTGCAAGGGTGGAAATCTTTCACCTTTGGCTTCATTAGCATACATCTTGAAGACCAAACCCCATTGCTTAAGATTATTGGCACAACTGGAACGACGAGCTGCTTCACGAGCCCGTGCCAGTGCGGGTAATAAAATTGCCGCAAGTATACCGATGATAGCTATGACAACTAATAATTCAATTAATGTAAAACCTTTTTTACGCATATAACCATACTCCTTTGCTTATAAAAGCAGTTAAAATGTTAAGAGGATTTTAAGAACCTCCGCTCGGTTTTGTGTAATATTATAACATACAGAATTACCAAAATCAAAAAGCATAAAAACAATAATAGAGCCATATCTGAATGTCATTTTTTTCGCCTAACTAAATCTATATTTTATAAAGTGATAAAATTATAATGTGAAATGTAAATATAAAAAATTCAAATGCTACAATAATATTGATTAAAAATTTCCTGTTACCATGAAAAAAATATGTTTTTGTTTATCTTTAAAATTCTCAAATAAGAACTTGTGGAAATTTATAAGGGAAAAGGTAAAACAATTTATATTCTTACAAAAAACTTAATTAGAATTATGTATGTCTAATTATCATTATTAAATAAACATGTAATTTAAAATTTACATGATTTTATTTAATTTTGATTTATAAATAGAGTATATTGATTTTAATTTATAGAGGTGGAGGACCCATTT encodes the following:
- a CDS encoding prepilin-type N-terminal cleavage/methylation domain-containing protein, which produces MRKKGFTLIELLVVIAIIGILAAILLPALARAREAARRSSCANNLKQWGLVFKMYANEAKGERFPPLQTYNPITNGDALAAGPQVSTLYPEYLTDPYIIICPSDAQAADTKKKIENNNGDLVRISDEIDA